The Papaver somniferum cultivar HN1 chromosome 6, ASM357369v1, whole genome shotgun sequence genome segment ttttagaACAATTCCTCTCTTTGATATTTTATAAAATGTGTTTTTAGTCGAGCAATATGATATCTGCTGTAAGCGTGTGAACTATACTGCAAGTGTTTTTTCCCCAAATATGATTTATACTTGAAAAGTTGAAAATGATATTGTATAATAATTGACAATTACTGAGTCACGtcttattcaaagattcatttgaTTCTGTAACAGTGTACGGCAACGggtaaagaagatgaagactttGGAGGAAATTTAAGTCGTCTAACAGCTTTGGTACACCACTAAATCCTGTAATTAAAATTTTCTGTTCACTTTTACGATTGTGACATAAAGGGCGCAGCTATCTATGATCACCTTCAGTTCGCACACATCCAAACATGAAATTTCCCTGTAGTGTTATATTAGTTTTGTATATTTACAGCAAACCATTTTTCATTTGCAGCTAGAAGATACTGCTGTTGTGGAAAGTGGACCACTGGTGGAGAAAAAGCAGGCTTATGTAATTGTCAGGCACATTAAGTTTGGGCGCCCCAAGAGCGGTCCTTCCAAGAAAGTTGATGTCAGAAAGGAATCTACCAATTCAACAACGATCAACACTTCAGGTGATATTCAAACTCCGATAAAGATTGATGAAGACTCTGGTTCAGAATCCAACGAAGACTCAGTTTCAGAAATACCTTCTCCAATCAAAAGTATAGATGGAAAGCCTGAAAGGAAAAGTGTGTGGTCACCTAGTGATGTTGCTGGTAGGGAGGCTGGGAAAACTAAAGGTTTTATCGATGGACAAAGAGATGGTGGTATCCCAGTCACAAAACCGCCATTTGAGGCTGAGAATCGTTATGCCAGAAGAAATGAACCTAGAACTGGCATTCCACCGCCAAGATTATCAACTCAAAGCACACTCAATGATCCTAACCCGTTTGCCACTGTCCCAAAATTCTCCCCTTCAATGCAGCAGAAACCTGATATGAACAGGATTCCCCCAGGTCCAATGGACTCTAGGCGCTCAGCCAGACTTCAACTTCCACCTTCACCACCATTGGTGGAAAAGAGGGAAAACGGTGCTTCAACATTCAGAACCTTGAAGCAGCCAATCCCTGAAGTAAATAAAGAGATGGGGATTCCAAGAGCACATTCTCGCCAAGGTATTCCgacttctccacccccaacatcAGCGCCAGCACCAAAATACGGAATTTTCAGTAATCAGAAACCTAGTAATCCTCCTAACCTGCGGAATCCAACCACAGGAAGGAATGTAGAGGTAGATTCATCAAATCAAAAAGCTGAGAGTGAGCAAAAGTCCAACGAACGGAAATATGGAATATTCAGCCGCAAGTAGAATGTGTGACAGTTTTGATATTCTGTTCAGCAAGATTGAGAAATTTACTAGTTGAAGGAATTACTCTCATGTCAAtagaacaatttgataatcttgattaaaccaagaaatgtttcaagttaatgaaaagtaaaaaataaaaaagttagaATATGCATTTTTTTTAAACATGTTTGCAACGACCTAGCTCTCTTCTATCCTTGCTAGGCCTTCTGATTTATTCTATGAACATATTTGTCTCCCTATTCTTTTGATTTCTGGTGAGTAAAAAGAATATCACTAGGAAATTGCAGAAGCACCAAAGAAAGGGGGGATGCAAAAGTCAAAAGTCCTTGACCAAAAAAAAGTCACGTTAGATTAAAGGTTATTGATGGCTTGTGCGACAAAATAAGTCAGATACTTGAGAATACATTACATTTCATCACAAATTCGGAAATTCCTTTCCTGTGATCCATTTCATTACTTCCTTCTTCTGATTCTCTTTTTTATCCCCTGAACTGCTCTCAGGTTCTCAAAGTCACAATCTGATCCATAACTTAGAAAAATTCTATCTGGGTAAACCATCTtttaagtcctctcatatttctcCTAAAGCACATCTTTTTTCATTCAAATTTTGATCTGGGTATGTTAAATTTTACCCCTTTTCGTTATATCCGAAAACAAATTGATGAATTGATCTATCTTCTAGATCACCATCTGTACTCTTGagctattataattttgttatattCTAATGTTATGTCATGATGAACATCTTCTCGCATGGGAGTCCTAAATCCTTTCATGCTTACCCTAGTAGTGATTTCGATTTAGAATCAGGAAGTTACAGAAAAACACGAAAGCCTAAAACTTTACTATCTAACTCCAGAAAAATGTTGAAATCCTTAGGAAATCGCTTACATTACTATTACAAATTACATcccattcttttctttttcatttcgtTATCATTTGGAATCACTGTTTTGATAGTTCTCTCTGTATACGAAAGCCAATACCGGGGAATATTAACTAGTCAGAGGAAATTTGATTTAGGTTCTTCGAGTTCTAGTCCGTTCTCGAAATATCAAAATTTAGTAATGGTTGCTGGGCATTCAgtttatataagtaataattGTGGGAAATTGGATTCAGAGGATTCGTGGTATTTAGAATCTTATCAGAAGCATCCTGGACAGGCTGCTTCATTTTTGAGTCATATAAAAGAAGCGGTTGAGATTGCGGCAAGAGATGAAGGTTCATTGCTTTTGTTTAGTGGTGGTGAGACTAGGAAAGACGCTGGTCCTAGAAGTGAAGCTCAGAGTTATTGGGCAGTTGCTGAATCACAAGGATGGTTTGGTAAGTTATATACCTATACTGTTTGCAGAGTTATGAGTATTTAATTTCTTTAGTCTTTGGTTCATGTGATGTACTACATCTTGGTTATGAGGATTCCTGATTCCTCTTGTGTTTGCCTTAAATACTTGAAGTACTTGTACACAGAAAACCATATAAAATCCTTAAGGAATCATTGGTTTAGTTACTAGGTTAGTTGGTCattggaaatttttattatttacTTGTTATGCGGATGGATCTAACATCTAAAGTCTATGGAGCTGGTCACTAACTATGGGTTTCTGATCCTCTAATTTGATGAACATGATATGTATTCTCTGAAAGGTTCTAGTCTGATTGCATTTTGTTGGACTGGTGGTGATAAAAGCATGGTGTTTTTTGTGCACTTCCCGAGATAAGGGTCCGAGTAACCTGATGAACCAGGTCATCATCATCTCAGGTTATCTGACAGTAACTAAGCTAGCCTGGGATGGATGCAATTACCTTGTAATAGTAAGGAAGCAAAGCTCATTGTCCTCTCAATAAAAGTCCTTGTTTGTTTCATGATAAACTGTGATGGTTTTTGCTGCTTGGGTAATTGATTTCTTTTCTGAACTTCAATGGTGGTAAATATACTTTAGGACACCACCTCCATCAATACCACAGTACCTTCTTATTTGTAGAATTGCAAGCTGCATGGTCACTGTAACCACTTGCACCATCTTTTCAACTACAATTACCTCACAATCATAATTTATTGCTGCTGCATCAACACCATGACAGTCCCACCTTTAGCTCCACATACTTACTATAGTTGCTATTTTTAGGATCATAAGCATCATCAAACCTCTTGATAAAGGTATCATAACGTCAACTCACTTCCATATTCCAACAGTACTGCAACATCACTCAATGGGTTAGTACCACGAAATAATCACATTAGGTCTCATCACCGTCACCTCACTTCTATGCTCTGGTATTCACTTTATTGAGTTGTTACTCTGTCATACTAATGTGTACTTCACCAGATAATCTTTCTCTGCTTCAAGTACTGATAAATATAAACGCTAATAAGCTGTTCAGAACCTTGGCGAACACCATCTTGTGTGTACTAGCTCAAGAAGCTCTATGGTAGTGTTATGTTTTTAGTGGTTCCACTGCGCATGTGTTCGTACAGATGCTTTTCTTGGGTTTCTTATTTTGGTTTGAACACTTAGAAGCAAATGAGTTCATCGAGGCAAATTTTGTCATATCTTCGAATCTGGTGAGTGCTTTGGGCCCTAGTTACATCTGCAAAAATTGAATAAGACATAAACCATAAACATTGACCTTTAAATCCATATAGCCTTCCATTCCATAGTTTTGTGGCTTTAGAAATAGAAAGAAACTTATCTTTGGTTTGTGTGTTGAACTTGTGATGTGAATAATCTTTAGGTTGTACAGAAAAACAATATGCTATTTGAGTTTAGATATTTCTTTATATGAATTTTTTACTTTTACAGGAAACAAAGAGGATGTGAGATCGAGGGCACTCACAGAAGAACATGCTAGGGACAGCTTTGAAAACCTTCTATTTAGTGTGTGTCGTTTCCGGGAACTTACTGGCATTTATCCACATAACATCACTGTGAGACTTCCATTTCTTTTACAGTATTCCTCTTTCTGTTATTTCTCTTTTACCTCCATTCTTTTTACAAAGAGAGAGGTGCAACAAAATTCTTGTTACCTCCATTACGAAATGTATACGTTTACATTTTTTTGGTCCCATTAACCTAAAAGTTTCTGTAGTCATTATTGCTTTTAGTTAcagttcttcttgaatattggcCATCTGTAACTTGTTGTGGATGAAATACAGGTGGTAGGTTATGATTTTAAGGAGGAAAGGTTTGCCCAGCTCCATCGTTCTGCGATAGGCTTTCCTGAGGAGCGATTCTTTTACAAGGGTACCCCAGTCTCATCTACTTCCAAGGAATCAGCGATCAAAGGTGAAGCTTTAGTCAGGACACTATTTCAAGCTGACCCATATGGATGTTTAGGTCCTCTTCGACGTAAGAAACTTGGTCGAGATCCATTCCACCGCTCTATTCCATACCCTAATGGGTGTCCTGAACTAGAAGGGCTATTCAGATACTGTGGTGCATCTACTTATCCCGGCACCCTTCCTTGGCCTTGATACCTGTAATAACCCTACTGTTATCTTCTTAAAAATATTTATAAACTCACTTCTTTTACTAGGGTAAAAAAGTATATTTACAAATGGTCAAGGTGCGTTGACCAACATTTTGACAGCTAAATGATATCCAAAATTGATTTGGTTCAGCAGAGGACATGATGCAACTTTATTGAAAGTCTCACTTGTATTCTTAAATTTTAAGGATTTCACTTAACCAAGAGATACTCTGATCAGAAGCCTCGTGGGATAACGTTTTCTACTTGGCATCTTTCTTTCTCACATGAACATTATTTTGGCTTCAACCAATAGATGCTCAGATGGGATAATGTTTGCCGCTTCTTATCTTTCTTTCTCACATATGACAGCAatggaaaaaaattaaaactcaACAGCGATATTTCCAGGTCCATGATGAAATCATAGGGCATGGCAGGGATGACCTACCAAGATCCAATGTGTTTTGTTTTCTTGCCGCCAAATTGTACTTGGAAGGAAGCAGGTAATTCAACGAAATGAGAGTGTTAGATCCACACGGCTCTATGGTAGTCAACATAAAATATTAGTGAGTGAGTGAGAGACCAGCATCAAATACATGTATAAAATTCTGGTTTCATTGTTTAAATTCTACTAAAACCATATAAACCAATCTTCACTTAACTTGATACAAGCAGTGGGAGAAAAATGAATGATTCTTCGTCTGAAGTTCAGGTAAAAGAAGATAAGTACCGGTCTTACTTGTATGGAGAAGGAGAGAAAGACACCAAATGGAGATATGGTGTTCCTAACTACGATGTAGTTAACAAGCTCTTTGAAGACGGCAGAACTAAGGTACAGGCCACTTCATAGAATTCATTAGTGGATTCATTCATATTTCATGGGAGATGGAGATGTTCCACTTCATAGAATCGGATTTTCACTGTGTTTTCCATGTTTTGATTTGTTAGGTATGGCCTGCTGGTTCTGTTGAAGAAGAGGTGCAAAACCTTGTCAAAACATGGGAGATGGAGATGTTTCACAAAATACGCTTAGAAGATTTCAAAACCATTGACCCATCAAACTACATGTTCAGTCTCAATGGTAAATAGCAAACTTATCCTCTTCATTACTTATTTTGGTTATTTGTTGATGGACTGTATAATTCAGTCGCAGAAATTATCATCCCCATGTAGTAGCATGTCATTACATGAAGAATTTGAGGTTGAAAATATCCTAAAAGACTTGTGAAAATCTGACAGGAAGAAAATTAATTTCTTTGGAGGAAAAGCGCAAGCAAGGTGGAGGCTACAACTCGTTATTGCAGACTTCGTTGCCTGAGAAATATCGCCTCTATAACCCAGCGGAAGAAACCACAGATTCTGCTCATGTAGCGTTCACAACAACGTTCCCTCGTGGCTTTGCTGTCGAGATTATGCAGGTGTATTCTGGACCACCAGTTATTGTTTACAAATTCAGACACTGGGGAT includes the following:
- the LOC113289794 gene encoding translation initiation factor IF3-1, mitochondrial-like isoform X1, giving the protein MVFLSRIRHLKSKSQQLKARWYSQVSHRVSSTSYISVNTKIQVFQKPNPFIKPTGYVYNNIRSFAAPVKAKSKSGAKDSKGTRLNEQITSDIIRLVSNEGQHTVVSRREALERAKKLSLDLVEVGLDQKEKIPVCKVMDFHREKYEKQVKEKDRTKNKSEVTLRQGDCKEVRFTGKIELKDLQMKANVVKRLMEKGYRVKCTATGKEDEDFGGNLSRLTALLEDTAVVESGPLVEKKQAYVIVRHIKFGRPKSGPSKKVDVRKESTNSTTINTSGDIQTPIKIDEDSGSESNEDSVSEIPSPIKSIDGKPERKSVWSPSDVAGREAGKTKGFIDGQRDGGIPVTKPPFEAENRYARRNEPRTGIPPPRLSTQSTLNDPNPFATVPKFSPSMQQKPDMNRIPPGPMDSRRSARLQLPPSPPLVEKRENGASTFRTLKQPIPEVNKEMGIPRAHSRQGIPTSPPPTSAPAPKYGIFSNQKPSNPPNLRNPTTGRNVEVDSSNQKAESEQKSNERKYGIFSRK
- the LOC113289794 gene encoding translation initiation factor IF3-1, mitochondrial-like isoform X2 yields the protein MYTTILGLLLLQLRLNLNRELKILKEQGLMNKLHLISLGLLATKHTVVSRREALERAKKLSLDLVEVGLDQKEKIPVCKVMDFHREKYEKQVKEKDRTKNKSEVTLRQGDCKEVRFTGKIELKDLQMKANVVKRLMEKGYRVKCTATGKEDEDFGGNLSRLTALLEDTAVVESGPLVEKKQAYVIVRHIKFGRPKSGPSKKVDVRKESTNSTTINTSGDIQTPIKIDEDSGSESNEDSVSEIPSPIKSIDGKPERKSVWSPSDVAGREAGKTKGFIDGQRDGGIPVTKPPFEAENRYARRNEPRTGIPPPRLSTQSTLNDPNPFATVPKFSPSMQQKPDMNRIPPGPMDSRRSARLQLPPSPPLVEKRENGASTFRTLKQPIPEVNKEMGIPRAHSRQGIPTSPPPTSAPAPKYGIFSNQKPSNPPNLRNPTTGRNVEVDSSNQKAESEQKSNERKYGIFSRK
- the LOC113289795 gene encoding uncharacterized protein C57A10.07-like, giving the protein MMNIFSHGSPKSFHAYPSSDFDLESGSYRKTRKPKTLLSNSRKMLKSLGNRLHYYYKLHPILFFFISLSFGITVLIVLSVYESQYRGILTSQRKFDLGSSSSSPFSKYQNLVMVAGHSVYISNNCGKLDSEDSWYLESYQKHPGQAASFLSHIKEAVEIAARDEGSLLLFSGGETRKDAGPRSEAQSYWAVAESQGWFGNKEDVRSRALTEEHARDSFENLLFSVCRFRELTGIYPHNITVVGYDFKEERFAQLHRSAIGFPEERFFYKGTPVSSTSKESAIKGEALVRTLFQADPYGCLGPLRRKKLGRDPFHRSIPYPNGCPELEGLFRYCGASTYPGTLPWP
- the LOC113289796 gene encoding pathogen-related protein-like translates to MNDSSSEVQVKEDKYRSYLYGEGEKDTKWRYGVPNYDVVNKLFEDGRTKVWPAGSVEEEVQNLVKTWEMEMFHKIRLEDFKTIDPSNYMFSLNGRKLISLEEKRKQGGGYNSLLQTSLPEKYRLYNPAEETTDSAHVAFTTTFPRGFAVEIMQVYSGPPVIVYKFRHWGFQEGPFKGHAPTGEKVEFYGMGIFTLDERKKIVKVEFFFDRGELLGALVKGDQTSDNSVNETASGCPFLKNTG